The nucleotide window ATAACAAGCTGGAGCTCAAGATCGGCGGCGTGAACCACTGCACGTGGCTGGTGCGGTTCCGCTATGACGGTGTGGACATGATGCCGAAGCTGCGCAGGAAGCTGGCCGAGTGGGTTCGCGAGGAAGGGCGGAATCCCGCTGAGAAGGCCAAGCCCCGGTTCAACCACGCCTACGAGATGCAGCTATTCGATCTTTACGGAGCGTTTCCGACGGCGGCGAGCCACACCAAGGAATACGTGCCGTTCTTCCAGGGGTACGGTGTCAAACCTAATCAGCCGGAGCCGATCCGCCTGTTCGACGCTGAGAACCGGGCCGAGGAGATGGCGGCGGCGTGGAAAGACACCGAAGCCTACGCAGCGGGCAAGCTGAGCGTTCAGCAGTTCCTCAAGGACACCCACTCCGACCACGCGACCGACATCATCGAGAGCATGTGGGGCGGGTTGGGCAAGCCGTTCTACATCAACTCATTTAATCGCGGAGCGATCACCAACATGCCGGACGACGCGTTCGTCGAGCTGCGGTCGGACGTGGATATGCACGGTCCGCGTCCTCAGCCGTTCGGGCCGATGCCGCGCGGCCTGCTGGCGCTGCAGATGCAGGTGCTCGATACGCACGAATTGACGACTGAGGCGGCGGTCACCGGCGACCGGGCGATCCTGCGGCGGGCCATGCTGACCGACCCGATCTGCAACAACATCGCCGACGCCGATGCGTGCATCAAGGATCTGCTGGAAG belongs to Phycisphaerae bacterium and includes:
- a CDS encoding glycoside hydrolase family 4 — protein: STDRRKVMKGSDFVVLTFSDRNAHFRGVDTRIAAKHGVRMCSSDTIGPGGIFRAMREIPHVLAMAKDAERLCPQAWIINFVNPTSVLGIALKRYVPHLRTFALCDGHHEPYNTLNWCKRLDILPPEATVVPPEVHNKLELKIGGVNHCTWLVRFRYDGVDMMPKLRRKLAEWVREEGRNPAEKAKPRFNHAYEMQLFDLYGAFPTAASHTKEYVPFFQGYGVKPNQPEPIRLFDAENRAEEMAAAWKDTEAYAAGKLSVQQFLKDTHSDHATDIIESMWGGLGKPFYINSFNRGAITNMPDDAFVELRSDVDMHGPRPQPFGPMPRGLLALQMQVLDTHELTTEAAVTGDRAILRRAMLTDPICNNIADADACIKDLLEAEKDALPRYWYLGKGKKR